The genomic stretch AGAAATACAACGCTGCTGATGTGTGTCTGCTGTACTGCTGATGCCATCCTGAAGTGAGCACAAAAGGGTCAGATGGCTGTACTTCCGGTGTTCTTGGTTTTTACACAATCTGTTGTTTTCCTCTCATTTCTGCTAGCAGACTAGTTGTTCATCTTACCAGAAGAGCTGTTCAAAAGAAACGAGAAAACTGTGCATGTAGGATTTTTTGTAGGTGGAACATAGGTGCTTGATGTCTTCTGTTTGTTAGAGCTTGATCTGTTCCTTGCGGGTTTGGATAAGCAATGCAAGATTGTAACTAAATTGGGGTTTGGGAGGATGGCAAGGGGCTGCGGTGTCGGACGCCCTCGCCAAGGAGCGGCGGCGCGCTGCCGTCCGGACGCGAAGATGTCTTGAATCAGACATATTCGAGACATTTAGAATTAGGAAGGGGTATTTTATAAAATTGAATGTGTGAAGAGTCCGCGGAGTTTTttctggacggagggagtagtttaaaCTGTCAAAAATATTGTACGTCTTTTTATCCATTTGTTTTAATACACTTGAACACACTAGTTTGTAAAACCCGTGTTCCAAACAAGTGTTTTGGCAAGTGTTTTGAAAGAAAAGGGTTTTGTAGTGTTTTGGTTAGTGTTTTGGGTGGTTGATGTTTTCACCCAAAACACCCCTCAAAACACTCCTCAAAACACAAAAGTATATTGGCCCGCAGGATCTCGCAACTTGAGTTCTCATCACCGATTGGATCTTTAAATCTACAGTAATCACCAATTGGATCTTTGTTTTACAGTGATCGCCCTTTGTATTCTTGTTCGGCGTGAAACATGCGATAAGAAAAGTAGCAGGCCGTAGAGAAGAAAGACGACTCGTTGTGACTGGTTATTCTCCAGAATGGACCCACTAAGCATGCCTCTTTCTCTTGCTTTCTTGGCGTCTTCGCACTCCCGTACTGTCGGTAATCACGTGCGATGGCTGGATCCTCCTTCAAATCTCATCAGTTCACAGCTGTGCTTTTCTGAATTCCGAGCCTATGCATCCTGCATGCATCCAAAATCAACTAGAGTCCATTCACGGAGACATACAATGCGAAACTAGCTCCGgagaaatcaatttgtttcgtgggctcaaaaaaaaaaaaactagagctATGTGAGCTAATATAAAGACTATAGCTCTTTGGGCTCTTTTATGGGCTCTCTCAAACGTGACGTGGTTGTATTTTTTTTCCTAAAAAACTACTATTGCATACTTGCATGTGGAGAGGGCTTCGTAGAAGCTGTAGGAGGTAATGTGACCTAAACGTTAGGTTGTGCAACTAGATTGATTGTCAACAAGTTCTTTTGAGCATCGTAGCAGAAACCCACGCCCCGACGTTTGGTTGGGTCTTTTTTGCGTTTCACGTTTTTGGTCAGTGTTTGGTTATGCGTCGTTTCCCCGCATATGGTTACCATGTCGCTTCATGGTGAGCTTACCAAAGCGACGGGCACTACACATAAGGTGTTCGGCGGAATAGTATTTCAGGCAGAACAACATAAACATAGTTCTAGTAGTGGATTACATTGTTGCACCACGAGTCCGCAAAAAACTGCTCGTGATGCAACAGAAGTTCATCAACCGAGGGGTTAGTATACCTCCTCGTCATACCTAGCTACAACAAAAATATACATACTTGGCATCAGTTTTCATCACCTAGCTACTTCCAAAATATACATCATCGTCATGATGTTCATCACCGTCATCAACACCAGAACGAGCAGCACAATAAGAAACTAATACTGGGCTAAACTAGGACTGCACTCAGGGCTCGTCACAAGGTAACTGTTGGAACGTGCCTTGTGCTTCATGAGGTGGCTAAGAGAACGGTGGATAGTAGGGAGGGAGATGGGTGCTTGTGACACACAACCGACGTAGAtcatcttcatctgagcatagttcaCAATGGGCTGGTTGATGAGATCACCGTCCCTCAGGTGAGTCTGCAAACAAAAAGATAGTTAGTTCATATTGTCACACCTTATGATTGAGTGCATGACTAAAAAATTAGGTGCATTGATCGAACCTTGATGTGGACAAAGTAGGCATCATTGTCCATCATTATTGTTGTGGTCTCTTCCACCCAACGCACTCCCTCGGCCCGTTTGACCATGCCCACATGAACCCAACGTGCTCTCCAGTGGCTAAGATGATTGTGGATATGCTCCGGTGCAACTACACGGCCACAGTACCTGAGAACGAAGTCTGGAACATCCTTCATGTAGTTCGTTGATGGTTGTGGCTCTGCTCCGGTGCAACTACACGGCGAGACTTGTGTGTAAAATGTATAATGCCACATATCAGCTCCAGATTGGTTTTGGACCTTTTTGCTCCTCCCATACAAGTTTTGAGACCGTGGTACCATCATTTGCAATTTATGGGACTAATTTGCACATCATGTATGCTGAAGTGGTTATAACGTGCGTGCGGGGCAACACCTCCTGGACCTAAGTTCAAACCCACAACATCCAAGCCAACGAAcgatgttacttttaattatttcTTCATTTACTGACATGTGGGGCCTGCACCTAAATAGTActactaagaacatatgtgtccaATGCAAACATATGCAGGGCCTTGTGTGTAAGATGTATAATGCCACATGTCAGCTCCAGattggttttggaactttttgctCCTCTTATACAAGTTTTGGTACCATTGTACCATCATTTGCAATTTATGGGGCTAATTTGCACCCCATGTGCAAGTTGTGGTACTACTAGTGTTATTAGCTCTTTTGGCATGCTCTTTATGATTCTTTTTAGTTGACTTGTTCATTTTTCTTTCCAATATGACCTATTTATTGGCAAGCACTACAAACTTGACTATAATTCTGACAAAAATATGTAGGGGCTTGTGTGTAAAATGTATAATGCCACATGTCAGCTCTAAATTGGTTTTGTACTTTTTTGCTCGTCTCCCACAAGTTTTGGGACAGCGGTACCATCATTTGCAATTTATGGGACTAATTTGCACGTCATGTGCAAGTTGTGGTACCACAAGTGTTATTAGCTTTGGTATGCTCTTTATAATTATTTTGAGTTAACTTGATCATTTTTCTTTCCAATACGACCTATTTACTGGCAAGCACTACAAACTTGACTAAAATTCCGGCAATATTTAATATGGCAATCATAGTACTACCCCATTTTAATGACTCCATTTCAATGAATAAGTCGCACACACATTTTCAAGATGAACTTTGAATAaacaaattgagcaacaaaattttaattatattGTACGTAATTGAcatcgttggattcatattgaaaaaaGTTTTCTAATGAAGCTAATTTTAAAACAATAAATTTTGTATACTTAGAGTAATTTTTAGTTAAAGAAAAAACATGTAAAACAAGGACGCCGAGTATTAAACCTTTTTTTAGAGTCATAGTCATCGGTTAAACCTGACGTACCCTAAGGTCTGTACCCGCAAGTGGCGACGCAGCCATGACGAATGTCGCCATGGCCGGCAACAAGTTTTCGTCGTATCACCTCGCCGCCGCACTCCGTCGGGAGCATGATCCCGCCGCTGCACTCCGACTCTTCCTCAGTCCGCCAAACGCCGCCTCCACCCCGTTCCGCTACTCCCTTCTCTGCTACGACCTCATCATCTCCAagctcgccgccgcgcgcctcttTCCGGCCATGGAGTCCCTCCTCTCCAGCCTCCGCGCCTCCTCTCTCCAGCCGCGCGAGCCCCTACTCTGCTGCGTCATATCAGCTTACGGCCGCgcccgcctccccgccgccgctcgccgcgccTATGCCCACCCCGCCTTCCCCGCTCCCCGCACCGCCCGCGCCCTCAACACTCTCCTACACGCACTCGCCGTCTGCCACACGCCCCTCCCCGAACTCTTTTCTGTCTGCCGCGACGCCGCCATCTCCCCGGACGCGTGCACCTACAACATCCTCATgcgcgcggtggcggcgtctgGCGCCTCCGTCGACCATGCCAGcctcctgttcgacgaaatgttaCAGCGACGGATCACCCCGACTGTTATCACGTTTGGCACCCTCGTTGCCGCGTTTTGCGACTGCGATCGGCTCGAGGAGGCATTTGACCTGAAGGAGGCGATGGTTAAACAATACAACATGAGGCCAAATGCTCATGTGTATGCCAGTCTGATGAAGGGTCTCTGCCAGCGGGGGGATGTGGACAAGGCGGTGAGTCTCAAAGAGGAGATGGCGCTGAGGATAGAGCTTGGACTGGATTCGGCCATTTACGCGACCCTTGTAAGGGCATTGTTCCGGGTGGGGCGGAAAGGGGAGGTGGTTAGTTTGCTGGAAGAGATGAAGGGAAGGGGTATTCCGGCTAATAGAGTGGTGCACAACGCAATGATTGCAGGTTTCTGTGAGGATGAGAGGGATTTGGATGCTGCATTTGCAGCGCTTGATGACATGCTGAAGAGTGGGTGCAAGGCAGATGCGGTGAGTTACAATACGTTGGTTGCTGGGTTGTGCAAGTTGGGGCGGTGGCGTGATGCAAACGAGTTGGTTGAGGATATGCCAAGAAGGGGCTGCGCTCCTGATGTGGTGACCTACAGAATGCTATTCGATGGGATGTG from Lolium rigidum isolate FL_2022 chromosome 4, APGP_CSIRO_Lrig_0.1, whole genome shotgun sequence encodes the following:
- the LOC124646628 gene encoding putative pentatricopeptide repeat-containing protein At1g53330 is translated as MAGNKFSSYHLAAALRREHDPAAALRLFLSPPNAASTPFRYSLLCYDLIISKLAAARLFPAMESLLSSLRASSLQPREPLLCCVISAYGRARLPAAARRAYAHPAFPAPRTARALNTLLHALAVCHTPLPELFSVCRDAAISPDACTYNILMRAVAASGASVDHASLLFDEMLQRRITPTVITFGTLVAAFCDCDRLEEAFDLKEAMVKQYNMRPNAHVYASLMKGLCQRGDVDKAVSLKEEMALRIELGLDSAIYATLVRALFRVGRKGEVVSLLEEMKGRGIPANRVVHNAMIAGFCEDERDLDAAFAALDDMLKSGCKADAVSYNTLVAGLCKLGRWRDANELVEDMPRRGCAPDVVTYRMLFDGMCAAGEFHEADQVLDEMVFKGFSPSKEGARKFVQGIEREGDVVLLESVLCRLAKLNALESNGWEKALSSVLRDPAELMINKHLDCLRSPQ